In Glandiceps talaboti chromosome 4, keGlaTala1.1, whole genome shotgun sequence, a single window of DNA contains:
- the LOC144433705 gene encoding uncharacterized protein LOC144433705 has protein sequence MGDFNIDSGKSDCNTVNFISKMQCFLLNQIITLPTRVTDSSSSTIDHIYTNINTCHVNTGTLVTDISDHFPIFAMFENFNINLPISQSVTKRDFKNYDRDSFISDLQNVDWSSVINNNSNVDEAFDAFSSLFTDVCDHHAPLKVKVVKVKRKKNPWITKAIKKSVKTKHKLLSKVISSQHNPDVVLRYKTYRNILTSTIRKAKQTYYADLFTVSKGARLWNVINDVLGKKNCSDKVPPTLKVDTNSSTRIVSEPADVVEEFNKYFVSVGQRLANNIPQTNCDFWQNMGLPQLQSFFLQPVTPLDIKALLINLDRKKASGWDNLTPRLLIDAAEVIAPPLAHVINCSFLIGTFPSALKVAKVKPTFKKGENDSVGNYRPISILPLFSKINELKKS, from the coding sequence TCAACATTGACAGTGGAAAGTCAGATTGTAACACAGTGAATTTTATATCCAAGATGCAATGCTTTCTCCTCAATCAGATTATCACACTACCAACGAGGGTCACTGATTCTTCTTCGTCTACAATTgatcatatttatacaaatataaatacttgtcatgtaaatactggtACACTTGTTACAGATATATCTGACCACTTTCCAATTTTTGCAATGTttgaaaactttaatattaatttaccaATTTCACAATCAGTTACAAAGAGGGATTTCAAGAATTATGATCGAGATAGTTTTATTTCGGACCTACAAAATGTTGACTGGAGTTCCGTTATCAATAACAACAGCAATGTGGATGAAGCATTTGATGCATTTAGTAGTTTATTCACCGATGTTTGTGACCACCATGCACCGCTGAAAGTAAAAGTTGTCAAAGTTAAAAGGAAAAAGAATCCATGGATTACAAAAGCAATCAAGAAatcagtaaaaacaaaacataagcTGTTGTCAAAGGTAATCTCTAGTCAGCATAACCCAGATGTAGTGTTACGTTATAAAACCTACAGGAACATTCTTACAAGTACAATAAGAAAAGCGAAACAGACTTATTATGCTGATTTATTCACTGTTAGTAAGGGTGCCAGGTTGTGGAATGTAATTAATGACGTGTTAGGCAAGAAAAACTGTTCAGATAAAGTACCACCTACTCTAAAGGTGGATACAAATAGTTCTACGCGTATTGTATCAGAACCAGCTGATGTTGTTGAGGAgttcaacaaatattttgttagtgTTGGTCAAAGGTTGGCAAATAATATTCCACAGACCAATTGTGATTTTTGGCAAAATATGGGCTTACCTCAGTTACAGTCATTTTTTCTTCAACCTGTTACGCCTCTTGATATCAAAGCGCTTTTAATTAATTTAGATAGAAAAAAGGCTAGTGGGTGGGATAATTTAACTCCACGACTCCTCATTGATGCTGCTGAAGTAATAGCGCCGCCTTTGGCTCATGTcataaattgttcatttttaattGGTACATTCCCATCAGCGTTGAAGGTCGCCAAAGTGAAACCCACTTTCAAGAAAGGGGAGAATGACTCTGTTGGAAACTATAGACCTATATCTATTTTGCCCCTATTCAGTAAAATCAATGAATTGAAAAagtcataa